GCCTTCGCAATGCTAGATCTCGTCCACGGTGAACCAAGTTGGTGTCTATCCCACGACCGGGTTAGGCTCTGGGTTACGCAGCTCGGAGGTCACTTGGCACCGGTGGAATTTACTCTCGGAGAACGTGTTGTCTCGCCTTATGCCTTGGCTCCCTGGCTTCCGGGAGAGATCGAGGATTCCATGCCGGTGCTACTGAAGGTGCTGCGCGGCGACTTTCTTTGCTTTCCCTTCGGGCCGCAGGAAAAGGCTCCGCCACACGGTGCCTCGGCAAATGCCACGTGGAAGATCGTAGCGGGCGGCGACAACCTCCTCCACCTCGGGCTGGACGATCCCGACTCGGGCGCGTGGGTCGAAAAGCTCCTCACCCTCCGCGACGGCGAGTCCGCGATCTACTGCGAGCATCGTATCTCGGGTGCGGCCGGTCGCTACAGTTACGGGAATCATCCCGTGATCGACTTCACCAGCATGCCCGAAGGCTCAGCGAGGGTGAGCGTGTCCCCCTTCCGCTTTGGGATGGTTTATCCGGGATTCTTCGCGAATCCGGTCAACCGCGAGTATGGCATCTTGAAGCAAGGCGCCCGCTTCACCGATCTCCGCGAGGTGCCGCTGGCGACCGGTGAGAATGCGGATTTGACGGCCTATCCCGCGAGGCAGGGATTCGAAGATCTGGTGATGATGGTCAATGAGCCTGCCACGCTGGAGCAGCCCTTCGCATGGTCGGCTGCGGTAATGGATGGCTACCTCTGGTTCTCCCTCAAGAACGCCGCGGATTTTCCTTCGACGATCCTGTGGATTTCCAATGGCGGAAGACACAGTGCCCCATGGAACGGCCGCCATCTCGGCAGGATGGGCATCGAGGAAGTCTGCTCCTTCTTCGCCGATTCCGTGGACATCTCGCGCCAAGATCCGCTCGCCGCGGACGGCGTGCCGACCACCCGCGAGTTCCGCAAGGACGAGACCGTCTCGCTGCGTCTCGTGCAAGCGGTCGCCGCCGTGCCGGAAAAGTTCGGCCGCGTGACTTCCATCGTTCCCGCCGGTCCCGGCAAGGTCGTGATCACCGGTGAATCCGGCGCAACCGTCGAGTCGGCCGTCGACTGGAATTTCGTTCTCTAACATCAAGGCATCCGCAAACAGGACTTTGAGTCACCTAGCACCCAACATCTACAACCCAAGATCATGAAACTTCACAATGCCATGTGGCCCGGCCTGGTCGGGAAGGAACCCGGCACCTACCATCCGCCGATCTCGCTCGAGCGCATGCTCGAAATGACCGCCGCCGCCTCCGTCAATGGCCGCAAATACGACGGTGTGGACCTGTTCCTGTTTCACCCGCACACCGACCCCGACGCTTCCGACGACGCGATCAAGGCAATGGCCGACAAGATCGCGGCGCACGGCTTGAAGGTGGGCTCGCTGGTGGCCCCGGTCTGGCCGGGCACGGTCGGCGGACCGGCTTTCGGCTCGGCTGATGATCGCAAGAACTTCGTTCTCGCCGTCGAGAAGGCCTGCCGCATCGCCGACATCCTCAAGGCACATGGCGTGCGTGAGTATGGACTGATCCGCATCGACTCCGCCGGTGGCGTGCACGATTGGGCAGAGGATCCCGCGGGCAATACCAAGAAGATCGCCGAGACCTGGCGTGAAGCCGGCAAGGTCGCCGCCCAACACGGCGAGCGCCTCGCTGCGGAAGGTGAGATCTGCTGGGGTGGCATGCACTCGTGGAAGGCGATGATCGACACGCTGGAAGCGACCGGCATGCCGGAGACCGTTGGCTTCCAGGCTGACCTCGCCCACACCTACCTCTACCTCATGGGCTACAATGCTCCCGAGGCGGCCCTCCTCAAGGAAGGCTACACCGACGAGGAGTTCTGGCCTGCCTACAAGACGCTGACCGATGCGCTGCGCCCGTGGACCATCGACTTCCACGTCGCACAGAACGATGGCTCGGTCCACGGAACCGGCAGCCACGACAAGACCGGCCGCCACTGCCGTGCCGATGACCCGAATGGCAAGCTGGACATCGTCAAGTGCTCCACCTTCTGGCTGCAAGGCGCTGCCGATCGCGGCATGAAGCACATCTGTTGGGACGGTTGCATGTTCTCCAACGACATCCTTGAGGACGCCCGCACCTGGGAGACCATCCTCGGCAAGATGATCGAAGTCGACAAAGCGCTCTGAAGCGGCGGCCACTCCATTCTCCATTATTCAGGACCCATCTACCATGGCTGCCCCGACTTCAATTCTTGCGGAGAAACTGCATGAATATCCTAATCACGATGTCATCGACGGAGGATCGGATTCGATTCTCGATGACTGCCTCAATCAGAACGACGGGGTGCTGCAGCTTCTGCACCGCTACGCCGGCCGGACATTCTGCTCGCCGGGCAAACGCCTTCGCCTGGATGAGAAATCCTACTATCCGGACTACATGGGCGGAACCGGCCTCGATGAAGTCTGGATGTGCTGCACCGTGCCCATTGTGACCGGCGTCATCGATACCCGCACGGGGAAGGCGCCGTTCCGTGAAGGAGAAGCCCACGTTCTCACTCCGGGCGGGCAAGTCATCTCGCTTCAGGATCTGATCGAGGCCAATCCTGAAGCCGTCATGGGAGAAAAGCTGGTGGCGGTTTCCCAATCCCTGTTCGGCAGGGTCACCTGGCCGATCGTGTCCAAGAAGTTCGACAACCTGAACCCCATTCCCCATCACCTTCACTGGTCGAAGTGGGAGGTTTACGACATCAATTCCTTCGATAACCCCGGAGTCAGCCCGTCGCACTACCACACCACGGCCATGGGGCTGTATCCGTTCGTCACCAAGGACCAGTTTCTTGCCTGCATGCAGCGTTGGGGGCAGGGCGAATACAACG
This window of the Luteolibacter rhizosphaerae genome carries:
- a CDS encoding sugar phosphate isomerase/epimerase family protein → MKLHNAMWPGLVGKEPGTYHPPISLERMLEMTAAASVNGRKYDGVDLFLFHPHTDPDASDDAIKAMADKIAAHGLKVGSLVAPVWPGTVGGPAFGSADDRKNFVLAVEKACRIADILKAHGVREYGLIRIDSAGGVHDWAEDPAGNTKKIAETWREAGKVAAQHGERLAAEGEICWGGMHSWKAMIDTLEATGMPETVGFQADLAHTYLYLMGYNAPEAALLKEGYTDEEFWPAYKTLTDALRPWTIDFHVAQNDGSVHGTGSHDKTGRHCRADDPNGKLDIVKCSTFWLQGAADRGMKHICWDGCMFSNDILEDARTWETILGKMIEVDKAL